In the genome of Poecilia reticulata strain Guanapo linkage group LG16, Guppy_female_1.0+MT, whole genome shotgun sequence, one region contains:
- the dctn3 gene encoding dynactin subunit 3, protein MDKKLESDSLEMRLQALENRLYGERRTKSGKPVKCAEALVRIQGGLINTANKRERVKILHKKIEDLMKYLDPQFTDHITLPDAMKLEFILAEEDSLLSEAALLEQVNNLQPLLDSTHIRDVPEHATKLQRLSQIHIKQQDQTEAQSLEVKKLFEEYNKMMFLLSKQFTQWDETLRKMEEAKGIRPVE, encoded by the exons ATGGACAAGAAATTGGAGTCGGACAGCCTCGAAATGCGTCTTCAGGCGTTGGAGAACCGACTATACGGAGAGAGAAGAACCAAAAGTGGAAAACCTGTCAAG tgtGCAGAAGCTTTGGTCAGAATTCAAGGAGGTTTGATCAACACGGccaacaagagagagagagtaaagaTCCTCCACAAGAAGA TTGAGGACCTGATGAAGTATCTGGACCCCCAGTTCACTGACCACATCACTCTCCCTGATGCCATGAAACTAGAGTTCATCCTTGCAG AGGAGGACTCTTTGCTCTCTGAAGCTGCTTTGTTGGAGCAAGTTAACAATTTACAGCCCCTGTTGGACAGCACCCACATTAGAG ATGTACCTGAGCATGCAACCAAGCTGCAGCGTCTTTCACAGATTCACATCAAGCAACAG GACCAAACTGAAGCTCAGTCACTGGAAGTCAAGAAGCTTTTTGAGGAATACAACAAAATG ATGTTCCTGCTCTCCAAGCAGTTCACCCAGTGGGATGagaccctgaggaagatggagGAGGCCAAAGGAATCCGACCTGTGGAGTAG